In Paenibacillus segetis, a single genomic region encodes these proteins:
- a CDS encoding energy-coupling factor transporter ATPase, with amino-acid sequence MAITFEQVSYAYDDKSLWRHGAIENIDLHVSDGEFVGIVGASGSGKSTLLQHLNGILKPTEGKVQVFDIVMAAGEKAPKLTELRRRVGLVFQFPEHQLFEDTVEKDLCFGPLNFGSSLEEAKEQARKALAMVGLDDSFLSRNPFHLSGGQMRKVAIASILAMDPDVIALDEPTATLDPQSRAELAEVLYRLKKDQGKTVIVVTHRMEEMLPYVDQWVVMQEGNKIFQGSAAQIVREAKNLEDRGLTLPSCISLWNQIAARLGLEAEEPCLTIEALASRLEGLLRVRDAAEGGDG; translated from the coding sequence ATGGCCATTACTTTCGAGCAAGTAAGTTATGCTTATGATGATAAGAGTCTCTGGCGACATGGTGCAATTGAGAATATAGATTTGCATGTGAGTGATGGTGAGTTTGTGGGGATTGTCGGTGCTTCAGGTTCGGGAAAATCAACATTATTGCAGCACCTTAACGGCATTCTGAAGCCAACAGAAGGTAAAGTTCAAGTCTTTGACATTGTGATGGCAGCAGGAGAAAAAGCACCTAAACTAACGGAGCTACGGCGACGGGTTGGATTAGTATTTCAATTCCCTGAGCATCAGTTATTTGAAGATACGGTAGAGAAGGACCTCTGCTTCGGACCCCTTAATTTTGGAAGTTCTCTAGAGGAAGCGAAGGAACAAGCACGTAAGGCACTTGCTATGGTTGGTTTGGACGATTCATTTCTCTCGCGGAACCCATTTCACTTGAGTGGTGGTCAAATGCGTAAGGTTGCCATTGCTTCTATACTAGCTATGGATCCCGATGTGATTGCGCTTGATGAACCAACAGCAACATTAGATCCACAAAGCCGGGCTGAGCTGGCGGAGGTATTGTACCGACTCAAAAAAGATCAAGGAAAGACCGTGATTGTCGTTACACACCGGATGGAAGAAATGTTGCCTTATGTAGATCAATGGGTTGTCATGCAGGAGGGAAATAAGATCTTTCAGGGATCAGCTGCACAGATCGTTCGAGAAGCGAAAAATCTTGAAGATCGTGGACTTACCCTCCCATCATGCATTTCATTATGGAATCAGATTGCTGCGCGATTGGGTCTGGAAGCAGAAGAGCCCTGTTTGACCATTGAGGCCCTGGCGTCAAGGCTAGAGGGTTTGCTTCGTGTGCGGGATGCAGCAGAGGGAGGTGACGGTTAA
- a CDS encoding energy-coupling factor transporter transmembrane component T family protein, translating into MRNKLLFGRSIDTGSWVHKVDPRAKLTGMFLYLVALVIVNSWLALGLAVVFSLAYMLSTRIPLKYYAKAAKPLWMLMVFIFIVQCLSIKEGTILLTLGSWRLYSGGLNSGLIAALRMALLVSFTAILTFTTTPGLLNQGLSGVLKPFRKIGISSERLTLMMGIALRFIPTILDETHKILKAQAARGADLKELPWKEKGRLLVSLLVPVTVGAFRRAEELVLSMESRGYIVGAPRSEYHLLNWTKRDSLFVLSYVLLASIIAFYRFM; encoded by the coding sequence ATGCGAAACAAATTGTTATTTGGGAGAAGCATTGATACAGGTTCTTGGGTTCACAAGGTAGACCCAAGGGCGAAGTTAACCGGCATGTTTCTTTATCTAGTTGCTCTCGTTATCGTCAATTCATGGCTCGCGTTAGGTCTCGCTGTGGTCTTCTCTTTAGCCTATATGCTATCAACACGTATCCCACTTAAATATTATGCGAAGGCGGCAAAGCCGCTTTGGATGCTTATGGTATTTATCTTTATCGTTCAATGTCTCTCGATAAAGGAAGGTACTATTTTGCTTACTTTAGGTTCATGGCGTCTATATTCCGGTGGACTGAACAGTGGGTTAATCGCTGCACTTCGAATGGCTTTATTGGTCTCTTTTACGGCGATTCTCACATTTACCACAACACCTGGACTGCTTAATCAGGGATTGTCAGGTGTATTGAAGCCATTTCGTAAAATAGGGATTTCTTCCGAGCGCTTAACGCTTATGATGGGGATTGCGCTTAGATTCATTCCAACGATTCTCGATGAGACGCACAAAATTCTAAAAGCACAAGCGGCTCGTGGGGCTGATCTGAAAGAATTGCCTTGGAAGGAAAAAGGCCGATTATTAGTTTCTCTGCTTGTCCCGGTAACAGTAGGAGCGTTCCGCCGTGCGGAGGAATTGGTTCTCTCGATGGAGTCACGAGGATATATCGTCGGAGCACCGCGCTCGGAATATCATCTATTGAACTGGACTAAGCGGGATAGCTTGTTTGTCCTTTCTTATGTACTGCTAGCCAGTATAATAGCCTTTTACAGATTCATGTAA
- a CDS encoding polyprenyl synthetase family protein: protein MKLDEALNISLRAIDREIENIVKFDKDVPRASTLAKSIVDLVRSGGKRIRPLMVIVGSRFGPSPDKSKVSRLAAAAEFIHAASLIHDDIIDDSPVRRGQKALHVKIGVSGALHVGNYMSARVIELVSSYSAERERYAYDLSSLVTTQLCLGEYQQLSHLYDYNITTQQYLEKSKNKTAQLIATCLSIGAKSAGASEEVSSLLYSFGEKLGMSFQIRDDILDFTQSSDKLGKPAGSDLRHGQVTLPVLYALQDPELATSIRTISADSSTEELNAVISDIQNSDALERAENLSKQYLDEAQDIIDQLQDYPAHRDLQALLHYFGGRES from the coding sequence ATGAAGCTCGATGAAGCGTTAAACATCTCTCTTAGGGCTATAGACCGAGAGATCGAAAACATAGTCAAGTTTGATAAGGATGTTCCCCGTGCCTCGACGCTTGCCAAGAGTATTGTTGACCTGGTTCGCTCGGGCGGCAAACGAATTCGTCCCCTAATGGTCATCGTCGGAAGCCGTTTTGGTCCTTCACCAGACAAAAGTAAGGTCTCGCGACTTGCAGCCGCGGCTGAGTTCATTCACGCCGCCTCATTAATCCATGATGACATTATTGACGACTCACCTGTCCGTCGTGGTCAGAAGGCGCTTCATGTCAAGATTGGAGTTAGCGGAGCTCTTCATGTAGGTAACTACATGTCAGCAAGAGTAATTGAGCTGGTCTCTAGTTATTCAGCTGAACGTGAACGATATGCTTACGATTTGTCATCTTTGGTTACAACTCAACTATGTCTCGGCGAGTATCAGCAATTATCTCACTTATATGATTACAACATTACTACCCAGCAATATTTAGAAAAATCGAAGAACAAGACCGCTCAGCTTATCGCCACGTGTCTAAGCATAGGTGCTAAATCAGCTGGAGCTAGTGAAGAGGTATCCTCTCTTCTATACAGTTTTGGTGAGAAGCTTGGCATGTCATTTCAAATTCGCGACGATATCCTGGATTTTACCCAGTCTTCAGATAAATTAGGTAAACCTGCGGGCAGTGATCTAAGACATGGTCAGGTAACCCTTCCCGTTCTGTATGCGCTGCAGGATCCAGAACTTGCTACTTCAATCCGCACTATCTCAGCTGATAGTTCAACCGAGGAGCTAAATGCAGTAATATCGGATATTCAGAATAGCGATGCTCTTGAGCGCGCTGAGAACCTAAGCAAGCAATACCTTGATGAAGCACAGGACATCATTGATCAACTTCAAGATTACCCCGCTCACCGTGATCTTCAGGCGTTGCTTCATTATTTTGGGGGCCGGGAAAGTTAA
- a CDS encoding FAD-dependent oxidoreductase, whose translation MKKIVVLGGGYGGVVTSKHLAKLFKKDKDVQIQLIDRNPYHTLLTELHEVAANRAPEDSIKIELKKIFAGQKVDVVLDSIDNIDFAAKQLVSEKATYKYDYLVIGTGCKPTFFGIPGAEEHALTLWSYEDAIRLKEQVRRMFGEAAKESDPIKRRKKLSFVVVGAGFTGVELVGELAEFRDELCKEFYIDPSEVRLVVADMAPKILPILPDKLIDKAVKRLNKMNVEIVTNAKITGVTPNSVTLGDTELEADTIVWTAGVEGSDLVGKLDVQQQGRKRIVTNDKLQSVDHKDVYIVGDNIFYIPEGETRPVPQMVENAEQAGPLIAHNIHAVINNKPQKSYKPGFHGTMVCIGSRYGVANVGLPNKMFMLSGFMAMASKHLINLYYLFTVAGFSKVWTYMMHEFFHVNNRRSFLGGHFSKRSPNFWLLPLRIFVGYKWLTEGLDKLPKIWKDPSNIFLIPASPNAGDALSAASEAAGAVTSTVDAQTAASAVESASTAVTALPVPGFIKSIVNGTMDIFFYTSDGGYTSLATIFQFFMVFAEIAIGIMLIVGLFTAISSAATVALGIMIWSSSMASSEMLWYMTAGVALIGGSGSMFGLDYYVLPWLKKQWKRIPLVRRWYLYTE comes from the coding sequence TTGAAGAAAATAGTAGTTCTAGGCGGTGGATATGGTGGTGTTGTCACTTCCAAACACTTAGCCAAACTATTCAAAAAAGACAAAGATGTTCAAATTCAATTGATCGACCGCAACCCGTACCACACGTTGCTGACTGAATTGCATGAAGTAGCAGCCAACCGGGCTCCGGAAGATTCGATCAAAATTGAATTGAAGAAAATCTTTGCCGGACAAAAAGTCGACGTAGTCCTAGACTCTATCGACAACATTGATTTTGCAGCGAAACAACTTGTTTCCGAAAAAGCCACTTACAAATACGACTATCTGGTTATCGGTACTGGTTGTAAACCAACCTTCTTCGGTATCCCTGGGGCTGAGGAACATGCTCTAACACTGTGGTCTTATGAGGATGCTATTCGTCTCAAAGAACAAGTACGTCGCATGTTCGGCGAAGCTGCTAAAGAAAGTGATCCAATTAAACGCCGCAAAAAGCTATCCTTCGTTGTCGTAGGTGCCGGATTTACGGGTGTTGAACTCGTTGGTGAACTTGCTGAATTCCGCGATGAACTATGCAAAGAGTTCTACATTGATCCAAGTGAAGTTCGCTTGGTTGTAGCGGATATGGCTCCTAAGATTTTGCCAATCCTTCCTGACAAATTGATTGATAAGGCTGTAAAACGTCTTAACAAGATGAATGTCGAGATCGTTACAAACGCAAAAATCACAGGTGTTACTCCTAACAGCGTAACATTAGGTGATACTGAGCTTGAAGCTGACACCATTGTATGGACTGCTGGTGTTGAAGGCTCTGACCTCGTTGGTAAGCTTGATGTACAACAACAAGGACGTAAACGTATTGTTACTAACGATAAGCTGCAGAGCGTGGATCACAAAGATGTCTACATCGTAGGCGATAACATCTTCTATATTCCTGAAGGTGAAACTCGTCCGGTTCCACAAATGGTTGAGAACGCTGAGCAAGCAGGTCCGCTCATCGCTCATAACATTCATGCTGTTATTAACAATAAGCCGCAAAAATCTTATAAACCAGGTTTCCACGGAACCATGGTCTGCATCGGTAGCCGTTATGGTGTTGCCAATGTTGGACTTCCGAACAAAATGTTCATGCTTAGTGGATTCATGGCTATGGCCAGCAAACATTTGATCAACCTGTACTACTTGTTCACTGTAGCTGGATTTAGTAAAGTTTGGACTTACATGATGCATGAGTTCTTCCATGTAAACAATCGTAGAAGTTTCCTTGGTGGTCATTTCTCCAAACGTTCACCGAACTTCTGGTTACTACCACTTCGTATCTTTGTAGGTTACAAATGGTTGACAGAGGGTCTCGATAAGTTACCAAAAATTTGGAAAGATCCTTCTAACATCTTCTTGATCCCTGCATCTCCAAATGCTGGCGACGCTTTATCAGCAGCCAGTGAAGCTGCAGGTGCAGTAACATCGACTGTTGACGCTCAAACAGCGGCTTCTGCCGTAGAAAGTGCATCCACTGCTGTTACAGCACTTCCTGTTCCAGGATTTATCAAGAGTATTGTTAACGGAACAATGGACATTTTCTTCTACACGTCCGACGGTGGTTACACAAGCCTTGCAACGATCTTCCAATTTTTCATGGTATTCGCGGAAATCGCAATTGGCATAATGCTAATCGTTGGTCTGTTTACAGCAATTTCTTCCGCTGCTACTGTAGCACTTGGCATCATGATCTGGTCATCTAGCATGGCTTCCTCTGAAATGCTCTGGTACATGACAGCAGGCGTTGCCCTCATTGGCGGTTCTGGTAGCATGTTTGGTCTTGACTACTACGTGCTTCCTTGGCTCAAGAAACAATGGAAGAGAATTCCTTTGGTACGCAGATGGTATCTATACACTGAGTAG
- a CDS encoding UbiA-like polyprenyltransferase, whose translation MEQARKITNKIKLYGELVMFSHTLFSLPFAIIAMVWAAEGWPSWHVMLWGLIALIGARNGANAFNRVVDRVFDEKNPRTAHRHLPRRLLESKEVLLFVVINYGIFILASSMLNMLCLILSPVAIFLISSYSYTKRFTYLSHLYLGFTIASAPIGAWFAVTGEFAFTPFILGTIVMLWIAGFDIIYGSQDIEFDKNHGLWSIPSAFGLKNGLRIAAGLHFIMVLLLIALIPIRHLSWIYIIGIVIAIILLMTEHKIIKPSNRKVMNVASYNLNQVISMVILFSTLADYFLLS comes from the coding sequence ATGGAGCAAGCCAGAAAAATTACGAACAAAATTAAACTTTACGGTGAGTTAGTTATGTTCTCACACACCTTGTTTTCACTGCCCTTTGCCATCATTGCGATGGTATGGGCCGCTGAAGGCTGGCCGTCGTGGCATGTCATGTTGTGGGGACTGATTGCTCTTATCGGCGCTAGAAACGGCGCAAATGCTTTTAATCGTGTAGTAGACCGTGTGTTTGACGAGAAAAATCCACGTACCGCCCATCGACATCTACCACGGCGGTTATTGGAGTCGAAGGAAGTGTTATTGTTCGTAGTGATAAACTACGGCATCTTTATTCTCGCTTCGTCCATGCTGAATATGCTATGTCTTATCTTATCGCCAGTAGCTATATTTCTGATCTCATCGTATTCTTATACGAAGCGGTTTACTTATTTAAGTCACCTGTATCTTGGCTTTACTATTGCATCGGCTCCAATCGGTGCGTGGTTCGCTGTAACTGGAGAGTTTGCTTTTACTCCGTTTATATTGGGAACCATCGTTATGCTATGGATCGCTGGTTTTGATATCATCTATGGGTCTCAGGATATCGAATTCGACAAGAATCATGGACTCTGGTCCATTCCTAGTGCATTTGGTCTGAAGAATGGACTAAGAATTGCAGCTGGATTACATTTTATAATGGTTCTCCTGTTGATCGCACTCATACCGATTAGGCACCTCAGTTGGATCTACATCATCGGTATTGTGATTGCAATTATTCTACTGATGACCGAGCATAAGATTATCAAGCCAAGTAACCGTAAAGTAATGAACGTTGCATCATATAATCTAAATCAAGTGATCAGCATGGTCATCTTATTCAGTACCTTAGCCGACTACTTCCTGTTATCTTAA
- a CDS encoding aspartate aminotransferase family protein: MHNYIGPENVLQKRQQYFYPCTSHFYRNPPQLVKGEMQYLYGHDGKCYCDFFAGVSVVASGHCNPEIAEQTAEQLKTLQHTCTIYLTQPNVDLAERLAGVLPGDLKRTFFVNSGSEANEGALTLARLHTGRRGFIALEQGLHGRTYLTMSVTGIQMWRTDPQLEHEKDVTFIPRPYERDVDADVTARRSLDALKAVLEQKGGEIAAMIAEPIQGNAGIIVPPAWYFPEVKALLKQYGVLLIADEIQTGFGRTGSMFAMTRLGAEPDILTMAKALGSGIPIAGFATTDEIAASYNRPSASTFGGNPVSSATALAVLDYIEAHNLPDRAEQLGAQLQEGLQAIANRYPEIISEVRGAGLMVGAELCWGDTQRGAGLVDDVLEEMKDRGYIIGKNGVDRNVLAFQPPLVITEENIQGMLTALEDTLSVLVKA, translated from the coding sequence ATGCATAATTACATTGGACCTGAGAATGTTCTCCAGAAGCGTCAGCAATATTTCTATCCTTGTACTAGTCATTTCTACCGGAATCCACCGCAATTGGTGAAGGGGGAAATGCAATATTTATACGGTCATGACGGCAAATGCTATTGTGATTTTTTCGCAGGAGTATCTGTTGTGGCAAGCGGGCATTGTAATCCGGAAATTGCAGAGCAAACGGCTGAACAGTTGAAGACGCTGCAGCATACTTGCACGATCTATCTGACCCAGCCTAACGTTGATTTAGCTGAAAGACTAGCTGGAGTTCTACCAGGTGATCTCAAACGGACGTTCTTCGTGAACAGTGGCTCAGAGGCGAATGAAGGGGCCTTAACACTGGCACGCTTGCATACAGGCCGACGTGGCTTCATTGCATTGGAGCAGGGTTTACATGGACGCACATACTTGACGATGAGCGTTACGGGGATACAAATGTGGCGAACCGATCCACAGCTTGAACATGAGAAGGATGTTACATTTATCCCACGGCCTTATGAACGGGATGTAGATGCGGATGTCACCGCTCGTCGTTCTCTGGATGCCTTGAAGGCAGTACTGGAACAAAAGGGCGGGGAGATCGCCGCTATGATCGCTGAGCCGATTCAGGGGAACGCAGGAATTATCGTTCCGCCAGCATGGTACTTCCCTGAAGTGAAGGCGCTCTTGAAGCAGTATGGCGTTCTGCTCATTGCAGATGAGATACAAACTGGGTTCGGTCGAACGGGCTCTATGTTTGCGATGACTCGCCTAGGGGCGGAACCTGATATCCTTACTATGGCCAAAGCTTTAGGCAGCGGTATTCCAATCGCAGGTTTTGCGACTACGGATGAAATTGCGGCAAGCTACAATCGTCCGTCCGCTTCAACATTTGGAGGCAATCCTGTCTCCTCTGCTACCGCTCTGGCGGTGTTAGATTACATCGAAGCTCATAATCTACCCGATCGGGCGGAGCAGCTCGGAGCGCAATTACAGGAGGGCCTTCAAGCTATCGCTAATCGTTATCCAGAAATAATCAGCGAAGTGCGCGGAGCGGGACTTATGGTTGGTGCTGAATTATGCTGGGGAGATACTCAGAGGGGAGCAGGACTAGTTGACGATGTGCTGGAAGAGATGAAGGATCGTGGATACATCATCGGTAAAAATGGTGTTGATCGTAACGTGCTGGCCTTCCAGCCTCCTCTGGTGATCACAGAGGAAAACATTCAAGGTATGCTTACCGCACTAGAGGACACACTGTCGGTATTGGTGAAAGCTTAA
- a CDS encoding Gx transporter family protein: MSSLNEQSSLALKRTVIVAIFAAVSVVLSLVEMYIPVNMSVPGAKLGLANIMVLTCLYFLRARDAFMMVILKTLLTAFIFGTFSSFLFSIMGALFSFAAMWFLLAVGRNKLSVIGISIIGGIAHNFGQLTAAALYFQSMNIFYYLPMLMIMGVLTGIAVGIAVRYLIPALSKLSLFDGFLAESS, encoded by the coding sequence ATGTCATCGTTAAATGAGCAGTCCAGCTTAGCATTAAAAAGAACGGTGATCGTTGCGATCTTCGCCGCAGTATCTGTAGTTCTAAGTCTTGTAGAGATGTATATTCCAGTTAATATGAGTGTGCCAGGTGCGAAACTTGGCCTTGCTAATATTATGGTCCTGACTTGTCTTTATTTTCTGCGGGCTAGGGATGCATTTATGATGGTTATACTTAAGACACTATTGACGGCGTTTATATTCGGTACCTTTTCTAGTTTCTTATTCAGTATTATGGGGGCGTTATTCAGCTTTGCCGCGATGTGGTTCCTATTAGCTGTGGGACGAAATAAACTCAGTGTGATCGGAATTAGTATTATCGGAGGAATTGCTCACAACTTTGGACAACTTACGGCTGCTGCACTCTACTTTCAAAGTATGAATATTTTCTACTATCTACCTATGCTTATGATTATGGGGGTTCTGACGGGTATCGCAGTAGGTATCGCAGTGAGATATTTGATACCTGCCCTCTCTAAACTGTCATTGTTTGATGGGTTTCTAGCGGAGTCATCCTGA
- a CDS encoding NusG domain II-containing protein, with amino-acid sequence MKRGDILLIGLIVIVALAFLIPRWFEPSEKNHNEPRVANITVDGKLFKTVELTKEEQTIDVKTEFGYNILKVHDYGIEMIDADCPDKVCLTFGFVERNGGTIVCLPHRLMVEIEGAPGEGDGIDVIVK; translated from the coding sequence ATGAAACGCGGAGATATCCTACTAATCGGGTTAATCGTTATCGTTGCACTGGCATTTCTAATTCCTAGGTGGTTTGAGCCAAGTGAAAAAAATCACAACGAACCCCGGGTTGCTAACATTACGGTTGATGGAAAGCTATTCAAAACAGTGGAACTAACAAAAGAAGAGCAGACAATCGATGTAAAAACAGAATTTGGGTATAATATTTTAAAGGTTCACGACTATGGGATTGAAATGATCGATGCTGATTGTCCAGATAAGGTGTGTTTAACATTTGGATTTGTAGAGCGAAATGGAGGGACTATCGTTTGCCTACCACATCGACTCATGGTTGAAATTGAAGGGGCGCCTGGGGAAGGGGATGGCATAGATGTCATCGTTAAATGA
- a CDS encoding ATP-binding cassette domain-containing protein → MEGTELAYDLQQVSFAYEPEHPVLSDVTLSITSGSWVSLVGANGSGKSTLAKLLGGLLAVSAGKIIVEGTPLQRETASQIMPRIGMVFQNPDNQFIGATVEEDIAFGLEGQCLPRTEMVARVNRYAQKLGIEHLLSKHPSELSGGQKQRVAVAAILAMEPAIIIFDEASSMLDEQARGELLKILQEMRSSGKYTMVSITHDAEEIMASDRAIVLRDGTIAADLDPNSLFRDEELLNSCRLIAPYHIRLIEELERRGIRVPNLPCDGEVDGAIWPLLSSK, encoded by the coding sequence ATGGAAGGAACAGAACTAGCCTATGATCTGCAGCAGGTTTCCTTCGCCTACGAACCGGAGCATCCGGTCCTCAGCGATGTGACACTAAGCATAACTTCCGGGAGCTGGGTGTCCCTGGTTGGTGCTAACGGTAGCGGTAAATCGACGCTCGCCAAGCTTCTTGGCGGGCTTCTTGCTGTGAGTGCCGGAAAGATTATTGTAGAAGGCACTCCACTGCAGCGAGAGACAGCGTCGCAGATCATGCCTCGGATTGGGATGGTATTCCAGAATCCAGATAACCAATTCATCGGAGCCACGGTTGAGGAAGACATCGCTTTTGGGTTGGAAGGTCAGTGCTTGCCACGTACAGAAATGGTGGCTAGGGTGAACCGTTATGCACAGAAGCTAGGAATTGAGCACTTATTATCCAAGCATCCATCTGAGCTATCAGGAGGTCAGAAGCAGCGGGTAGCAGTAGCTGCGATTCTGGCGATGGAGCCTGCAATTATTATTTTTGATGAAGCATCTTCCATGTTGGATGAGCAAGCTCGAGGTGAGTTACTGAAGATTTTGCAAGAGATGAGAAGCAGTGGCAAGTATACGATGGTATCTATAACGCATGATGCTGAAGAAATTATGGCGTCGGACCGAGCGATAGTACTTCGTGATGGAACCATTGCAGCTGATCTAGACCCAAACTCTTTATTTAGGGACGAGGAATTATTGAATTCCTGTCGCTTAATTGCTCCTTACCACATTCGGTTGATAGAGGAACTTGAGAGAAGAGGAATTAGGGTTCCAAATTTACCTTGTGACGGGGAGGTGGATGGGGCAATATGGCCATTACTTTCGAGCAAGTAA
- a CDS encoding peptidase U32 family protein, with translation MARYFNGKEVELLAPVGTFDIFKEVIVANCDAVYLGGPSLNMRLMRKGYNFTFEEIVEAVQIAHDLGKKVYVTVNNLLSEGELDEAREYLKFLETAGPDGLIVQDYAILALIKEMNLSLDVHSSVMMNVHNVEMVKALKEMGVKRVVTSREMDLMTTRHLLAETGMELEYFVHGDMCSVHGANCYFSSSVFGMSSNRGKCLKPCRWDYRIKKDGYIYPSEYPLAVKDMFMYEHIPELIHGGITSFKIEGRMRDAAFVLMLVNAYGDAIDRYIDDPIGFERNRDTSLLYENRKRDFSTGYAFGRPGLSYINKRYEGTGKFYSTGKVFSTPTQERELSAKRLEKISEKLTSIRQSKTSGVTELSVHVNNMAQAKVALEEGANHIYLSGDVFEPDRPFSKADLLELGTIKGKSKIYLGLPRMMTELQFEMYDALLSGERLPIDGILVTNLGAIHKFASSGYPLVGDFNLNISNPLAAELYNSLGVERLTMSMELPLNDFALLLENAKVPMEAIVHGSPVVMYMEHDLYENTEAFEAIGEEDNHYVDNSVLVLMTDKGENPVYRDVHGRCHLTLAKELNLLSLVQELSDAGLAVCRIEGATYRPEQLRDIVRAYRTTLDQLGVGKQFVELSPVYAGYTLGALQFDGNHGNEEVERSNEEAEAVRS, from the coding sequence GTGGCTCGTTATTTTAATGGAAAAGAAGTTGAATTACTTGCACCGGTAGGAACATTTGATATTTTCAAAGAAGTGATTGTGGCAAATTGTGATGCTGTATATCTCGGGGGCCCGAGTTTAAATATGCGTCTTATGCGAAAGGGTTATAACTTTACTTTTGAGGAAATTGTTGAAGCAGTTCAAATTGCACATGATTTAGGCAAAAAGGTGTATGTCACGGTTAACAATCTACTCAGTGAAGGCGAGTTAGACGAGGCGCGGGAATATTTGAAATTTCTCGAAACAGCCGGTCCGGATGGCCTAATTGTTCAGGATTACGCAATATTAGCTTTGATTAAGGAAATGAATTTGTCCCTTGATGTCCATTCTTCTGTCATGATGAATGTGCATAACGTGGAAATGGTTAAGGCGCTTAAAGAGATGGGGGTTAAGCGGGTTGTTACGTCACGAGAGATGGATCTGATGACGACGAGACACCTATTGGCGGAGACTGGTATGGAACTAGAGTATTTTGTGCATGGTGATATGTGCTCTGTGCATGGTGCTAACTGCTATTTCAGTTCATCCGTATTCGGGATGAGTAGTAATCGAGGAAAATGTCTGAAGCCTTGTCGCTGGGATTATCGGATCAAGAAAGATGGTTATATCTACCCTTCAGAGTATCCACTCGCTGTCAAAGACATGTTTATGTATGAGCATATTCCAGAACTAATTCACGGAGGAATTACCTCTTTCAAAATAGAAGGTCGGATGCGTGATGCTGCTTTTGTTCTTATGCTTGTGAATGCTTATGGAGACGCTATAGACCGTTATATTGACGATCCAATCGGCTTTGAGCGAAATCGAGATACAAGCCTGCTATATGAGAATCGTAAACGCGATTTTTCCACAGGGTATGCATTTGGTCGCCCAGGTCTTTCGTACATTAACAAACGTTATGAAGGAACAGGAAAGTTCTACAGTACAGGCAAGGTATTCAGTACACCAACGCAAGAGCGCGAACTTAGTGCGAAGCGTTTAGAGAAAATCTCCGAGAAGTTAACTAGCATTCGGCAATCGAAGACTTCAGGTGTAACGGAATTGTCAGTGCATGTGAACAATATGGCACAAGCCAAGGTTGCCCTAGAGGAAGGCGCGAATCACATTTACTTGTCCGGAGATGTATTTGAGCCAGATCGTCCTTTTTCGAAAGCCGATTTGCTAGAACTAGGCACAATAAAAGGGAAAAGCAAGATATACTTGGGTCTTCCAAGAATGATGACTGAGCTACAATTTGAAATGTATGACGCCTTGTTATCCGGTGAACGTTTACCTATCGACGGTATTTTGGTTACGAATCTTGGGGCTATTCATAAGTTTGCATCTAGTGGTTATCCTCTAGTAGGGGACTTCAACTTAAATATATCTAACCCATTGGCGGCAGAACTCTATAACTCTCTTGGAGTTGAACGCCTTACCATGTCTATGGAGCTCCCACTAAATGACTTTGCCTTATTGCTGGAGAACGCTAAGGTGCCGATGGAAGCTATTGTTCATGGATCTCCTGTTGTTATGTATATGGAGCATGATTTATATGAGAATACGGAAGCTTTTGAAGCTATTGGTGAAGAAGACAATCACTATGTCGATAACAGTGTGCTAGTGCTGATGACGGATAAAGGCGAAAACCCAGTGTACCGTGATGTTCATGGTCGTTGTCATTTAACGCTTGCTAAGGAATTAAATCTCCTCTCGCTGGTCCAAGAACTGAGTGACGCTGGTTTGGCCGTATGTCGTATTGAAGGCGCAACGTATAGACCTGAGCAGCTTAGAGACATTGTACGTGCTTATAGAACCACATTGGATCAATTGGGGGTAGGGAAGCAGTTTGTCGAACTAAGCCCTGTATATGCTGGTTATACACTCGGAGCACTTCAATTTGATGGTAATCATGGTAACGAAGAAGTTGAACGCTCAAATGAAGAGGCGGAGGCTGTCCGGAGCTAG